The following coding sequences lie in one Spea bombifrons isolate aSpeBom1 chromosome 5, aSpeBom1.2.pri, whole genome shotgun sequence genomic window:
- the ANKRD33B gene encoding ankyrin repeat domain-containing protein 33B: protein MVLLSGSKNTGGESRGGKGKGDIHSTEDVVGENNPMKDVPDLGAEAGNIIPEQDRLQLGGYADPLPQLLAVVPSLEEEECEEYDDFSILPDTRSIASDDSFYPPDLETQGRWMYGEDGEEDESEGFDDDSFKSWDSTESPEPLTLFKACSSNNMIILKALMRQGLNKDEVEETDRNNRTGLLVACYQGYVDIVVALSQCPHIDVNWQDNEGNTALITAAQAGHITITNYLLNYYAGLDLERRNVHGFTALMKAAIQGRTECVRALMLAGADIHAVDPNRGYTAREWARFTGRYDTTYLMHKLLCKPSPEQFIEGFNMEWPKMKELLAKAAEPKSCVQRMSDCMKSAFTFNYFNEPQEDGVIDHMVKITTSMHSPFVAVTCQTVCPRSPPCVEKRRYSVQEILKKQRAHETKALDQNHTKSYEKLFQNSRVTVVPKKKDRKASLQTNLSNRAIITDTRRTSLLPLNLLRRSSVRPGYVIPKVRITKASTPTYYPEKVRKSNNRSNIFLEIPKWRYKELKEQRKKAEEEELRKAEELEKQRQLQRSRMKKRTFT from the exons ATGGTGCTTCTCTCTGGTTCAAAGAATACAGGAGGAGAATCTAGGGGTGGAAAGGGGAAAGGAGATATTCACTCTACTGAAGATGTAGTAGGTGAAAACAATCCAATGAAGGATGTTCCAGATCTGGGGGCAGAAGCAGGAAATATTATTCCTGAACAGGACAGACTTCAGTTAGGGGGTTATGCTGACCCCCTACCGCAACTTCTTGCAGTTGTACCCAGTCTTGAGGAAGAAGAATGTGAAGAGTATGATGATTTTTCAATACTGCCAGATACCAGAAGCATTGCATCGGATGATTCCTTCTACCCACCTGATCTGGAGACCCAGGGGAGGTGGATGTATGGCGAGGATGGAGAAGAAGATGAAAGTGAAGGGTTTGATGATGACAGTTTTAAAAGCTGGGATAGTACTGAGAGCCCTGAACCCCTTACTTTGTTCAAGGCCTGCAGCAGTAACAATATGATTATTCTTAAGGCCCTTATGCGACAAGGCTTAAATAAGGATGAAGTTGAAGAGACAGACCGGAACAACAGG acTGGCCTTCTTGTTGCATGCTATCAAGGTTATGTGGACATAGTTGTCGCCTTATCTCAGTGCCCTCACATTGATGTGAATTGGCAGGATAATGAAGGAAACACTGCTCTAATAACAGCAGCACAAGCag GACATATTACTATCACAAACTATTTGTTGAATTACTATGCTGGTCTGGACCTTGAAAGGAGAAATGTCCATGGCTTTACAGCATTAATGAAAGCAGCGATTCAGGGCAGAACAGAATGTGTCAGAGCTTTAATGCTAGCAG GGGCAGATATCCATGCAGTGGATCCAAATCGGGGTTACACTGCAAGAGAATGGGCAAGGTTTACAGGACGATATGACACCACGTACCTTATGCACAAATTACTATGCAAACCGTCTCCAGAGCAATTCATTGAGGGGTTTAATATGGAATGGCCTAAGATGAAGGAGCTTTTAGCCAAAGCTGCAGAACCCAAGTCATGTGTGCAACGCATGTCAGATTGTATGAAGTCAgcatttacttttaattatttcaatgaGCCTCAAGAGGATGGAGTCATTGatcatatggtaaaaataaccACAAGTATGCATAGCCCATTTGTTGCTGTAACTTGTCAGACTGTATGTCCAAGAAGTCCACCATGTGTGGAGAAGCGTCGATACTCTGTACAGGAAATCCTCAAAAAACAAAGAGCCCATGAAACAAAAGCTTTAGACCAAAACCATACGAAAAGTTATGAAAAACTTTTCCAGAATTCTAGAGTTACTGTGGTaccaaagaaaaaagacagaaaagctAGCCTTCAAACTAACTTATCAAACAGAGCTATTATAACAGACACAAGGAGAACAAGCCTTCTTCCTCTAAATCTGCTAAGAAGAAGTAGTGTAAGGCCAGGATATGTTATTCCTAAAGTCCGTATTACTAAAGCTTCCACACCTACATATTATCCTGAAAAGGTACGGAAAAGCAACAATCGAAGCAACATTTTCTTAGAGATTCCAAAATGGAGGTACAAGGAACTGAAGGAACAAAGGAAGAAAGCAGAGGAAGAAGAGCTACGCAAAGCTGAAGAACTTGAAAAGCAGAGACAATTACAAAGATCTAGAatgaaaaaaaggacttttacTTGA